The proteins below are encoded in one region of Borrelia duttonii Ly:
- a CDS encoding chemotaxis protein CheB — protein sequence MKILVIDIQGLIRQVFVRAFSKDVDVEILNPGSNSLNLINVFLQKFPDVVIIDENTAKSHFGNSLNNVLNNISLPVVFIAENEVYPKFGFLDSKKDKIKLIINKLNFKLTVNLFRSDYLDLIKSEIKKLVDHKFVASFESKRIKSPDFFEKIESKESERDITNITKSYKVADVINVSPKNGPDVILKYQGVINKNKTGKVIFVGASTGGTEALRVFLKLFKKDSPPIVIVQHMPGGFTTSFAKSLNNEFEVDIKEAEDGDILRPGLVIIANGHYHLIVKYANGNYFTHLIDGPPVSRHKPSVNVLFRSAAMYAGENAIGVMLTGMGDDGASCMLEMKNNGAYNIAQDQLTSVVFGMPMEAIKIGAVDKVLPLNKISECILRRS from the coding sequence ATGAAAATATTGGTAATTGATATTCAAGGTCTTATAAGACAGGTTTTTGTTAGAGCCTTTTCTAAGGATGTAGATGTTGAGATATTAAATCCGGGTTCTAATTCTTTAAATCTTATTAATGTTTTTTTGCAAAAATTTCCTGATGTAGTTATTATTGATGAAAATACGGCTAAGTCACATTTTGGAAATTCACTTAATAATGTTCTTAATAATATTTCACTTCCTGTTGTTTTTATAGCAGAGAATGAAGTTTATCCAAAATTTGGTTTTCTTGATTCTAAAAAAGATAAGATTAAATTAATAATCAATAAACTTAATTTTAAACTTACAGTTAATTTATTTAGAAGTGATTATTTAGATTTAATTAAATCAGAGATTAAGAAATTAGTGGATCATAAGTTTGTAGCTTCTTTTGAAAGTAAGAGAATAAAATCTCCTGATTTTTTTGAAAAGATTGAAAGTAAAGAGTCTGAAAGAGATATTACTAACATAACTAAAAGTTATAAAGTTGCAGATGTTATTAATGTTTCTCCTAAAAATGGTCCAGATGTTATTCTGAAGTATCAAGGTGTAATTAATAAAAATAAGACAGGAAAAGTTATTTTTGTTGGGGCTTCAACTGGTGGTACTGAGGCTTTAAGAGTTTTTTTAAAATTATTCAAAAAAGATTCTCCTCCAATTGTAATTGTTCAACATATGCCTGGGGGTTTTACAACATCTTTTGCAAAAAGTTTAAATAATGAATTTGAAGTTGATATAAAAGAAGCTGAAGATGGAGATATTTTAAGACCTGGTCTTGTAATAATTGCAAATGGTCATTATCATTTAATTGTGAAATATGCTAATGGAAATTATTTTACTCATCTAATTGATGGTCCTCCAGTTAGCAGACATAAACCTTCTGTTAATGTATTATTTCGTTCTGCTGCTATGTATGCAGGAGAGAATGCCATTGGAGTTATGCTTACGGGAATGGGGGATGATGGTGCTAGTTGTATGCTTGAAATGAAAAATAATGGTGCATATAACATTGCACAAGATCAATTGACTTCTGTAGTATTTGGTATGCCTATGGAGGCAATCAAGATAGGTGCTGTGGATAAGGTCCTTCCTTTAAATAAAATATCTGAGTGTATTTTAAGGAGATCTTAA
- a CDS encoding BB0569 family chemotaxis protein, whose product MENNDKFLDIDSYIGNVLTELETFDNRSRQVYASLSKSIPRLIEKLSKDIKDLSFNIGFISNLDVDNDYSLNNFISKVIRVLNDFVSYFNSSTEILESQFSIIRDKVKDIEILEDVIEKMKKSSIDMEIMSINTLTVAMRAGRAGGAFSYITNEIKTLTQSMIKQADQLTSKGRDIKVGLDRAKEQVLENNTAENKILEEFKEDLIKNIDEFAGSIGEVIAFYDNVLKILNEFKFKFVNAVSYLQFQDRLTQSLHHLNVMYSSIDVFKFRDISEIQKLKVLSVFTDSSKMIIRDVISKLDENCMAFEEFIDTSISSIQVINDLKSDNSSYVDISKSVESCSIILLNLLRRIDDVEKNNSNFLNLYYEQIKLVKSLELMFSNISAISSRFQNINIASKIEVVKRIELEDMEGNISEMSKIINNIDLNITKGREFLSQIIFFFEKVVKDCDNRFYIEKNYFNKFKKLFIEIKSNIFEIKRLAIDHVLSYEMFPVNFLEIFEEVKLDIHSIKALREDLINIEKILIDIENDINSNLDSELLKHDLKCIEVEDKEFIRRIANRFTLFVHKKYLLSLIEDEKDVHSFDEGSVILF is encoded by the coding sequence ATGGAAAATAATGATAAATTTTTGGATATTGATTCGTACATTGGTAATGTATTAACAGAACTTGAGACTTTTGATAATCGTTCAAGGCAAGTTTATGCAAGCTTAAGTAAATCGATTCCTAGGTTAATAGAAAAGCTTTCTAAAGATATTAAAGATTTGTCTTTTAATATTGGGTTTATTTCTAATCTTGATGTTGATAATGACTATTCTTTAAATAACTTTATATCTAAAGTAATAAGAGTACTTAATGATTTTGTATCTTATTTTAATTCTTCAACTGAGATTCTTGAATCTCAATTTAGTATAATACGGGATAAGGTTAAGGATATAGAAATTCTTGAAGATGTAATTGAAAAAATGAAAAAAAGTTCTATCGATATGGAGATAATGTCGATTAATACACTAACTGTTGCCATGAGAGCTGGGAGAGCTGGAGGTGCTTTTTCTTATATTACAAATGAGATTAAAACTTTAACTCAATCTATGATTAAACAAGCAGATCAGCTAACTAGTAAGGGTAGAGATATTAAGGTTGGACTTGATCGGGCTAAAGAACAGGTACTTGAAAATAATACGGCTGAGAATAAAATTCTTGAAGAATTTAAAGAGGATTTGATAAAAAATATCGATGAATTTGCAGGAAGTATTGGAGAAGTTATTGCATTTTATGATAATGTATTAAAAATACTTAATGAATTTAAATTTAAATTTGTAAATGCTGTATCTTATCTACAATTTCAAGATAGACTTACTCAGTCTTTACATCATTTAAATGTTATGTATTCTAGCATTGATGTTTTTAAATTTAGGGATATAAGTGAAATTCAAAAATTAAAAGTTTTATCTGTTTTTACAGATTCGTCTAAAATGATAATTAGGGATGTTATTTCTAAATTAGATGAGAATTGTATGGCTTTTGAAGAGTTTATTGATACATCTATTTCTTCTATTCAAGTTATTAATGATTTAAAATCAGATAATTCTTCATATGTTGATATTTCAAAGTCTGTTGAATCTTGTTCTATTATCTTATTAAATTTACTTAGGAGAATAGATGATGTTGAGAAAAATAATTCTAATTTTTTAAATCTTTATTATGAACAAATTAAACTTGTTAAATCTTTAGAATTAATGTTTTCAAATATTTCAGCTATTTCTTCTAGATTTCAAAATATCAATATAGCATCTAAAATAGAGGTTGTAAAGAGAATTGAACTTGAAGATATGGAAGGCAATATTTCTGAAATGTCCAAAATTATTAATAATATTGATTTAAATATTACTAAAGGACGGGAATTTTTATCTCAAATAATATTTTTTTTTGAAAAAGTTGTAAAAGATTGTGACAATCGCTTTTATATTGAAAAAAATTATTTTAATAAGTTTAAGAAATTGTTTATAGAGATAAAGAGTAATATTTTTGAAATAAAAAGGCTAGCTATTGATCATGTATTATCTTATGAAATGTTTCCCGTTAATTTTTTGGAAATATTTGAAGAGGTAAAATTAGATATTCATAGTATAAAAGCTTTACGAGAGGATCTTATAAATATTGAAAAGATTTTAATTGACATAGAAAATGATATTAATAGTAATCTTGATTCAGAGTTATTAAAACACGATCTTAAGTGTATTGAAGTGGAGGATAAAGAGTTTATTCGCAGAATTGCTAATAGATTTACTTTGTTTGTTCATAAGAAGTATTTATTATCGCTTATTGAAGATGAAAAGGATGTTCATTCATTTGATGAGGGTAGTGTAATTTTATTCTAA
- the gnd gene encoding decarboxylating NADP(+)-dependent phosphogluconate dehydrogenase, translated as MDIGIYGLGVMGSNLALNIADNGFNVYVYNRDNEKTEVFLANNSHKKISGVSDIETFIRSLKKPRKIILMVSNSAVDEVIEQILPFVEKFDIIIDGGNSYYKDTIRREQELSSRDIYFVGLGISGGERGARFGASFMYGGNKKAYELIEPILNKIAAKTNEGDVCSAYLGKDGVGHYVKMVHNGIEYADMQLIGEAYFFMKRAFNLDNLRIAEVFDKWSEGELSSYLIEITSKILKYKENNEYLIDKILDVANQKGTGKWVSIEALHLNVPANLIFESMFARSLSILKHERVIASDILKMDVDFVEFDLSDWILDLYYSLLVAKILAYSQGFMILKNASANYLWDLNLGKISLIWREGCIIKSVFLDKIKLAYDKNPHLINLLFDDYFLDIIKNHHKSLRRIVSKASEIGIPLPAFYASLSFLDSYSTNYLPANLIQAQRDFFGAHSFERIDSNRGEFFHSSWE; from the coding sequence ATGGATATTGGTATTTATGGATTAGGAGTTATGGGTAGTAATTTGGCATTAAACATTGCCGATAATGGTTTTAATGTTTATGTTTATAATAGGGATAATGAAAAAACAGAAGTTTTTCTTGCAAATAATTCTCATAAAAAAATTAGTGGTGTAAGCGATATTGAGACTTTTATTAGAAGTTTAAAAAAACCCAGAAAGATTATTTTAATGGTATCAAATTCGGCTGTTGATGAAGTTATTGAGCAAATTTTACCTTTTGTTGAAAAATTCGATATTATTATTGATGGTGGTAATTCTTATTATAAAGATACTATAAGAAGAGAGCAAGAATTATCTTCTAGGGATATTTATTTTGTTGGGCTTGGAATTTCAGGTGGTGAGAGAGGCGCAAGATTTGGAGCTTCTTTTATGTATGGAGGTAATAAAAAAGCTTATGAATTAATAGAACCTATTTTAAATAAAATAGCTGCTAAGACTAATGAGGGGGATGTTTGTTCTGCTTATTTGGGTAAAGATGGAGTTGGGCATTATGTAAAGATGGTTCATAATGGAATTGAATATGCCGATATGCAACTTATTGGTGAAGCATATTTTTTTATGAAGAGGGCTTTTAATTTAGATAATTTGAGAATTGCTGAAGTATTTGATAAGTGGTCAGAAGGTGAACTATCTAGTTATTTGATAGAAATAACATCTAAAATTTTAAAATATAAAGAGAATAATGAATATTTAATTGATAAAATTTTAGATGTTGCAAATCAAAAAGGTACTGGAAAGTGGGTATCAATTGAAGCTTTGCATTTAAATGTACCAGCAAATTTGATTTTTGAATCTATGTTTGCAAGGTCTTTGTCAATATTAAAACATGAACGAGTAATTGCTAGTGATATCCTTAAAATGGATGTAGACTTTGTTGAATTTGATTTGAGTGATTGGATTTTAGATCTCTATTATTCTCTTTTAGTTGCTAAAATATTAGCTTATTCTCAAGGATTTATGATTCTTAAGAATGCATCAGCCAATTATCTTTGGGATTTGAATTTAGGAAAAATTTCTTTAATTTGGAGAGAAGGTTGTATTATTAAGAGTGTTTTTTTAGATAAAATTAAGTTAGCTTACGATAAAAATCCACATCTTATTAATTTGCTTTTTGATGATTATTTTTTAGATATAATAAAGAATCATCATAAATCTTTAAGGCGTATAGTTTCAAAGGCTAGTGAAATTGGGATACCATTGCCAGCATTTTATGCAAGTCTTTCTTTTCTAGACTCTTATTCTACTAATTATTTGCCAGCAAATTTAATTCAGGCCCAGAGAGATTTTTTTGGTGCACACAGTTTTGAGAGAATAGATTCAAATAGGGGTGAATTTTTTCATAGTAGTTGGGAATAA
- the crr gene encoding PTS glucose transporter subunit IIA: protein MGFLGFFKKVATLDLIAPVSGKVVSIDKVPDEAFAEKIVGDGIAIMPTGNELVAPCDGNIGKIFKTNHAFSLETKEGIEIFVHFGINTLNLNGKGFTRVAEEGMSVKQGDVIIRLDLEYLKAHAESIVTPVVIANSDEVSSIEYVFGKLDDDSEYVVSSTTTLTEDIETKILQASPVEAGKDIVLRVKK from the coding sequence ATGGGATTTTTAGGGTTTTTTAAAAAGGTGGCTACTTTAGATTTGATAGCACCTGTTAGTGGCAAGGTTGTTTCAATTGATAAGGTGCCAGATGAAGCTTTTGCTGAGAAAATAGTTGGTGATGGAATTGCAATTATGCCTACTGGAAATGAACTTGTTGCGCCTTGTGATGGGAATATTGGTAAGATTTTTAAGACTAATCATGCATTTAGTCTTGAAACCAAAGAGGGAATTGAAATTTTTGTGCATTTTGGTATTAATACTCTTAATTTAAATGGTAAGGGATTTACAAGAGTTGCTGAGGAAGGTATGAGTGTTAAGCAGGGTGATGTTATTATTAGACTTGATCTTGAGTATCTAAAAGCCCATGCAGAGTCAATAGTTACTCCTGTTGTTATTGCAAATTCTGATGAAGTTTCAAGCATTGAGTATGTGTTTGGCAAGCTTGATGATGATTCTGAATATGTTGTGTCTTCTACTACTACTTTAACTGAAGATATTGAGACTAAAATATTACAAGCTAGTCCTGTTGAAGCGGGTAAAGATATAGTTCTTAGAGTTAAAAAGTAA
- a CDS encoding STAS domain-containing protein, with protein MIYKPEGELVVNNIFKVKEDLLNILKNMKEKETLVINLANVEKIDITFIQILYASNKYAKDRNLFIKIEYPSDEVLSLLIYGGFLIDIEDIDNLDLGLSLIEF; from the coding sequence ATGATTTATAAACCAGAAGGGGAACTTGTAGTAAATAATATTTTTAAAGTTAAAGAAGATCTGTTAAATATTCTGAAAAATATGAAAGAAAAAGAGACATTGGTGATTAATCTTGCAAATGTGGAAAAAATAGATATTACTTTTATACAAATTTTATATGCTTCTAATAAGTATGCCAAAGATAGGAATTTATTTATAAAGATAGAATATCCTTCTGATGAGGTTTTAAGTTTATTAATATATGGTGGATTTTTAATAGATATTGAGGATATTGATAACTTGGATTTGGGCCTTAGTTTAATTGAATTTTAA
- a CDS encoding response regulator, whose amino-acid sequence MQKRILVIDDNRAIRQSVAYILEQNGFAVAEAQDGLEGVSKFKEAVGQSDKDFDLVITDINMPNLDGIGVIKEIRGLGSFVPILVLTTESEQSKVDEGRKAGATGWLVKPFNPDTLMQTISKIF is encoded by the coding sequence ATGCAAAAAAGGATTTTGGTTATAGATGACAATAGAGCTATTAGGCAAAGTGTTGCTTATATTTTGGAGCAGAATGGTTTTGCGGTTGCTGAGGCTCAAGATGGTCTTGAGGGTGTATCTAAATTTAAGGAAGCTGTGGGACAGAGTGATAAAGATTTTGATCTAGTAATTACAGATATCAATATGCCTAATTTAGATGGAATAGGAGTGATAAAGGAGATAAGAGGGCTTGGAAGTTTTGTTCCAATACTTGTTTTAACTACTGAATCTGAACAATCGAAAGTTGATGAAGGTCGTAAAGCTGGCGCTACTGGTTGGCTTGTTAAACCTTTCAATCCCGATACTCTTATGCAAACAATATCAAAAATATTTTAA
- a CDS encoding BAPKO_0422 family outer member beta-barrel protein, translating to MQKIMIIILTSSMWINSFGKSSYLDRKIGFGGSIGNPIFNYIMSFPFIDIEIGYGGTNGIKLPQSILKSKKYDFNVFVLSAIDLIFTISLIEKLSIGTGIGGNIHISSNKSNFKSMESGFGFRIPIAIFYDITENIEIGFKMAPSIEFVSNPQSIAYHYLYAGFKINIIGGMFIKYYI from the coding sequence ATGCAAAAAATAATGATAATAATACTAACATCAAGTATGTGGATTAATTCATTTGGTAAAAGTTCATATTTAGATAGAAAAATAGGATTTGGTGGAAGTATTGGAAATCCAATATTTAATTATATTATGTCATTTCCATTTATTGATATTGAAATAGGCTATGGAGGAACTAATGGGATTAAACTACCACAAAGTATACTCAAATCTAAAAAATATGATTTTAATGTCTTTGTACTCTCGGCCATTGATTTAATATTTACAATATCATTAATAGAAAAACTATCTATCGGAACAGGAATTGGAGGAAATATACACATCTCATCCAACAAATCAAATTTTAAAAGCATGGAATCGGGTTTTGGATTTAGAATTCCAATAGCTATTTTTTACGATATAACAGAAAATATAGAAATTGGATTTAAAATGGCACCTTCAATAGAATTTGTATCAAATCCACAATCTATCGCATACCATTATCTTTACGCAGGATTTAAAATAAATATCATAGGAGGAATGTTCATTAAATATTATATTTAA
- a CDS encoding chemotaxis protein CheW has translation MELEVDMQDTLNQYLLFSLDELYAIEIKYVVEVLEYTKISKIPRTPDYMAGIINNRGKIVPIIDIRKQFGMEERKVSDDEVKKKEINTSNIIILTLIYEGDELNLGILVDHVKEVLELSSSDIDDAPRIGAGFNSKFISGIGKCNDKFVVILDVKNLFNIKELARFKNTTINGPDDE, from the coding sequence ATGGAATTAGAGGTAGATATGCAAGATACATTAAATCAGTATCTTCTATTTAGTTTAGATGAACTTTATGCAATTGAGATTAAATATGTTGTTGAAGTATTGGAATATACTAAAATCTCAAAGATACCAAGAACTCCTGATTATATGGCAGGGATAATCAACAATAGAGGAAAGATAGTTCCAATAATTGATATTAGAAAACAATTTGGCATGGAAGAGCGTAAGGTTAGCGATGATGAAGTTAAGAAAAAAGAAATTAATACTTCAAATATTATTATATTGACTTTAATATATGAAGGCGATGAGTTGAATCTTGGAATTTTAGTGGATCATGTTAAAGAGGTTCTTGAGTTGAGTTCATCTGATATTGATGATGCTCCAAGGATTGGTGCGGGTTTCAATTCAAAATTTATATCTGGTATTGGTAAATGTAATGATAAATTTGTTGTTATTCTTGATGTAAAAAATTTGTTTAATATTAAAGAACTAGCTAGATTTAAAAATACTACAATAAATGGTCCTGATGACGAGTAG
- the htpG gene encoding molecular chaperone HtpG produces the protein MKKQFDTEVNDLLYLIIHSLYSHKEIFLRELISNASDAIDKLKFLNITDEKFKDIKLDPRIDINFDEKSITIKDNGIGMNREDLISHLGTIAKSGTKEFINNLKKDEKKASSLIGQFGVGFYSAFIVADKVEVITKKALDNIAYIWSSDGKTGYEINETNKDENGTEIILHLNKEGTEYANKWKIQEIIKKYSNHISYPIFIKYREPIMKDGKQEGFEEKEDKLNDTTAIWTKNKNEISNEEYNEFYKNLAFDYENPLIHIHTKAEGSIEYTNLFYVPSKASYDLYYPNTKPGVKLFINRIFISDSADSLLPNYLRFIKGIIDCQDLPLNVSREILQKNKTLAKIKASSVKKILSELEKLSENDPTKFNEFSKEFGRCLKEGVYSDFDNRNKLISLIRFKSSNVNGFVSLKEYKDRMPAEQKSIYYITGGKENILKINPIVNAYKDRGYETLIMDDEIDEAILNFITEYEGIKLKAINKNETSDELKDENFKKIEEEFQDILSKIKEILKDHVKDVSLSATLVQEPSAIIIDSTDPTYQMQKIMLSMGQEVKETKPILELNPNNKIIQNLKNLDDTTLEKISIILLEEAIITSGLPSKNPNQFINIINEMLEKNI, from the coding sequence ATGAAAAAACAATTTGATACAGAAGTCAATGATTTACTTTATTTAATCATACATTCTCTTTACTCACATAAAGAAATATTTTTAAGAGAATTAATATCAAATGCTTCTGATGCCATTGATAAACTTAAATTTTTAAACATCACAGATGAAAAATTTAAAGACATAAAATTAGATCCTCGAATAGATATAAATTTTGATGAAAAATCCATCACAATAAAAGATAATGGAATTGGAATGAATAGAGAGGATTTAATTAGTCACCTCGGAACAATTGCAAAATCAGGCACTAAAGAATTTATTAACAACTTAAAAAAAGATGAAAAAAAAGCTTCAAGCCTAATTGGACAATTTGGTGTTGGTTTTTACAGTGCTTTTATTGTAGCAGACAAAGTTGAAGTTATAACAAAAAAAGCTCTAGATAATATTGCATATATTTGGTCTAGTGATGGAAAAACAGGATATGAAATCAATGAAACAAATAAAGATGAGAATGGAACTGAAATAATACTTCACCTTAATAAAGAGGGAACCGAATATGCTAACAAATGGAAAATTCAAGAAATTATAAAAAAATACTCAAATCATATAAGCTATCCTATTTTTATTAAATATAGAGAACCTATAATGAAGGATGGCAAACAAGAAGGATTTGAAGAGAAAGAAGATAAATTAAATGATACAACAGCTATTTGGACAAAAAATAAAAATGAAATCTCTAATGAAGAATATAATGAATTTTATAAAAATTTAGCTTTTGATTATGAAAATCCATTAATTCATATTCATACAAAAGCCGAGGGAAGTATTGAATACACAAATCTTTTCTACGTTCCAAGTAAAGCTTCCTATGACCTATATTATCCAAATACTAAACCTGGGGTAAAATTATTTATAAATAGAATTTTTATTTCAGATTCTGCTGACAGCTTACTTCCAAATTACCTAAGATTTATAAAAGGAATAATAGATTGCCAAGATTTACCCCTAAATGTAAGTAGAGAAATTTTACAAAAAAATAAAACATTAGCCAAAATAAAGGCATCTTCTGTAAAAAAAATACTTAGCGAACTTGAAAAATTAAGTGAAAACGACCCCACTAAATTCAATGAATTTTCTAAAGAATTTGGAAGATGCTTAAAAGAAGGGGTTTATTCCGATTTTGATAATAGAAATAAGCTAATATCTCTAATTAGATTCAAATCTTCTAATGTAAATGGATTTGTATCACTAAAAGAATATAAAGATAGAATGCCTGCAGAACAAAAAAGCATATATTACATCACTGGAGGCAAAGAAAATATTCTTAAAATCAACCCTATTGTAAATGCTTATAAAGATAGAGGATATGAAACTCTCATTATGGATGATGAGATTGACGAAGCTATTTTAAATTTCATAACAGAATATGAGGGCATTAAATTAAAAGCAATAAATAAAAATGAAACAAGTGATGAATTAAAAGATGAAAATTTCAAAAAAATAGAAGAAGAATTTCAAGACATACTGTCTAAAATAAAAGAAATATTAAAAGATCATGTTAAAGATGTTTCATTATCAGCAACCCTCGTACAAGAACCATCAGCAATAATAATTGACAGCACTGATCCTACTTATCAAATGCAAAAAATCATGCTATCAATGGGACAAGAAGTTAAAGAAACAAAACCCATTCTTGAACTTAATCCAAACAACAAAATTATTCAAAATTTAAAAAATTTAGATGATACAACCTTAGAAAAAATAAGCATCATTCTTCTTGAAGAAGCAATAATAACTTCAGGACTGCCAAGCAAAAACCCAAATCAATTTATAAACATAATAAATGAAATGTTAGAAAAAAATATATAA
- a CDS encoding BAPKO_0422 family outer member beta-barrel protein: MKKTIFIFILINYFNSTAKDEYTKNKGYFGIGILGPFPNAIQLNLAKNIEIEFGIYNGLKNLFQNFNTLFASIEFNIFSSNSFNKPKPINTSLGIGIYGLWWISKWKKTHEIYNSTNIGIKISLSLILPIFKRHFDLFLKVGPGIKIWGIGHDYPKHKWEVFAGLGIKLWVA, from the coding sequence ATGAAAAAAACAATTTTTATTTTTATATTAATAAATTATTTTAATAGCACAGCAAAAGATGAATATACAAAAAACAAAGGTTATTTTGGAATTGGAATACTAGGACCATTTCCAAATGCAATACAACTTAATTTAGCAAAAAACATTGAAATAGAATTTGGAATTTACAATGGACTCAAAAATCTATTCCAAAACTTTAATACATTATTTGCATCTATAGAATTCAATATATTCTCATCAAATTCATTTAATAAACCTAAACCCATAAATACATCACTTGGAATAGGAATTTATGGATTATGGTGGATATCTAAATGGAAAAAAACACATGAAATATATAATTCAACAAATATAGGCATTAAAATTTCGCTATCCTTAATTTTACCAATTTTTAAAAGACATTTTGATTTGTTTTTAAAAGTAGGACCAGGAATAAAAATATGGGGAATAGGACATGATTATCCAAAACACAAATGGGAAGTATTTGCTGGACTTGGTATAAAACTTTGGGTTGCATAA
- a CDS encoding BAPKO_0422 family outer member beta-barrel protein: MKQKNIFILILLLLSTSAFANSTARSNFGIGILLPFPIALELNIENFDIDLGIYNGANNLFQNWQTLFLAIDYIFYMHTFKELNQMLNFSIGGGGYGTIWFSRWNHTHTNSGPISIGARLPLILNLAIFIKKFDVFLKVAPGLGINIWNGGAGFRWEIFAALGIRYWFT, from the coding sequence ATGAAACAAAAAAATATATTTATCTTAATACTGTTATTATTGTCAACATCTGCTTTTGCTAATTCAACAGCAAGAAGTAATTTTGGAATAGGAATTTTATTACCATTTCCAATTGCATTAGAATTAAACATTGAAAACTTTGACATAGACTTAGGAATTTATAATGGAGCAAACAATCTTTTTCAAAATTGGCAAACTTTATTTCTTGCAATAGACTACATATTTTATATGCACACTTTTAAAGAATTAAATCAAATGCTTAACTTTTCGATTGGTGGTGGCGGATATGGAACAATATGGTTCTCCAGATGGAATCATACACACACAAATAGTGGTCCAATAAGCATAGGAGCCAGATTGCCACTAATATTAAATCTTGCAATATTTATAAAAAAATTTGACGTATTTTTAAAAGTAGCACCTGGTCTTGGAATTAATATTTGGAATGGAGGAGCTGGATTTAGATGGGAAATATTTGCTGCTCTTGGTATTAGGTATTGGTTTACATAA